TGCAACCTGGACCTCCACACCTCCTTCCCTAGAGGCTTACTAGAGAAGATCAATTTTTGTTGTATGTAACCCTTCCAAAATGTTGGGGCACACCTCTTGTGCTTGACGCCAATTTTCAATACAACCCTAGGTGCTAGTTAAGCTAGTGAGAGACACCCTCAAAATTTGCATACCTGATTTCTAGGTCAATGTTTTGAAGTTAATCAGGGTTCAACCACGCACTCAAATCTGCATCAGaatttgcaataaaaaaaaaacagggcacCACCATTCCCATGATGCACAAATAGTATACAGTGGCAGCTACCCTGAAGAAGCCTGCTAAGAGGTATGGACAGGCTGACCATAGTTCAACAATGCCACTAGATTGGCATAAATGACTGTTGGCATCTCCCTGGTCACTGGCAAAGGCCCTTGCAAGACTCGGAGCCTAAATATTTTCGATGGGATTGAGcaattgtgacaggtttcaatcggtccaccaagcccctagggggcgatggagagctatggtcccacgggcaggccttagtcacacctttcgggcgcgcccctcgggcgggggggggcgccggcccgagtctgcggcgcgcccctcgggcggggggggggcgccggcccgagtctgcggcgcgcccctcgggcggggggggggggggcgccggcccgagtctgcggcgcgcccctcgggcgggggggggggggggggggcgccggcccgagtctgcggcgcgcccctcgggcggggggggggggcgccggcccgagtctgcggcgcgcccctcgggtgtggggggggggcccggcccgAGTCTGCGGCACGCCCCGCGGGTTGGCCGGGCAGGGgaactgcgttccagcccagggccctgacagtggcgggaggcaaaGGTCTCGCCGCTCGGTCAGTGGGGGGccatccgcgcccgctgaccgaacacacccaccccacggtgcagttctgcctctgggctacttcctacccggtctctcaggcgggtctctccggtccctccgGCTCATCCGGATATTCCGccgctggcagctccagctccccctctgtgtcgggctcacgctggcccgggctacagccgggcccctccaggtactcagcggctggcagtcctggtcgccacaggccttcctcccggtccggttcctcctggcccagggcctcccctgggtcagcagcaggatctgaagggagCAGCCTgcgtctgtctccctccctggtgctctcctcactgggcaaagggccccaccctttgtacttcctgtcccacccatCCCCTCCCGGGGACTGGCGTAAGCTTGGTCTGTCcccacccactcaggctgagagggtggctctttaccctctggttcggagggaagacaccctggctccctacagcaATCAGTAGAAATCCTCCACAAGTCAATGGCTGGGAGTATGATAGCAACAAAATGTATGGCTGATTATGGATATTATCTTCagaaagagagaatgagagtAAGCGTGGATCAAATTTAagctccttgttcttgtgttcagGGCAATAAACAAACTGGACTCTAATACCTGGTGtgcacacagtttttgtaccaatataactatgtcagttaggagtgagattttttttttttttttttttactgaaatagttatactggtacaacctctagtgtggatgcacttataccagtataaaggtgccctAAACAAGTATATCTTATTCCCCTTCCTCTACAGGAATGCCTATAAGCACCATTATTGTTTATATGAATAGAATTACACCTGTACAAGAGGGTTGATACCCATTTAATTACAGTGGTTACTTTTAGGGGTAGACAGGCCCTAACACTTTGCTTTTTTGTCTTCCCACATGCCATGCTCCCCATTTATaaaaatccaccactttcctGTTGACGGAGACCTATGTTCCCTTCACCCGGTAGCTAGTTTAATCTACTGAATACGAGCATATAAAAACTCCTTCCCCACACATTCTGTACAAACGACATGGAAGTACAAAGCGTGGGCTCTGTTGCACAGCTTTTCAGTGCTCCCTTTCCTGCCACTTGGTTTGTTTGTATGTTGTCTGTTAAATGGCAAGCTCACAGGGATAGGGACCCTTCCTTCTTACCTAACTGTAAAGTACTTAACATGCTGCTAATGCAACACAAATAATAGACTAGATGCTTcaccctttgcactgctctggcctGGAAGCACAAAGGACACAGAAACCTGGTTTAATCAGCCAGTTAGGAAAACCCCTTGGATAGGAACACCTGGAGGGCACAGTCAGCTCCATGccaccccttcctgctcccaGGTCCTCCAAGCATAAAAGAGGTTCTGGAGGGTTGACAACAGACTCTGTTGAGAGAAGGGGGCACCAAAAGTCAGTTTCACACTCCCCACCTCCTCAGCTACACCAAGCAGAGCTCAGTCCCACAAAGTGTGATCCTAACGAACTAAAGAACCCCCAAATGGAgcagttgaaatcaatatttgcaTCAGAATAGGGCCTGACCTTCCGATTATACTCCCCGGAGAAATGGAGGTTACAAACAACGCAAATACTTGGCAGTTCCAGAGTATATTATAGCTTCATATGACTTGTGACCAAATGTATTGGCTGGTAAACTGAACAATGAACGCAGCCTGCTGGGTCCTAATGAAAACTACAATAGAAGTAATTGGTGGTGCAATTATGCAAGCTTTTTGGACACAGCTTATTTAGTCCTCTATTGGTCTTATACTTCATCTCTGTTCACCTCTATCCTAGCATTATTGGAACTCTTGCAAGCTGCAaatccccagctccaggggtcCCCTGCCTTGAGAGTCAGGGCTAGGAAAGCTGGAAAAGCAGAAAAATTATTTACATGTGATCTCATGAAGCTGTCAGGCAGCTTCTCAACTTGCAGCTACAGAGGAATATACTTCTGTTTTCTGACTCTCTCCATGAGCTAAGCTGATATCAGAATAGATCGCTTGATGGAAAGCCAACATCCATAATCACCTAGGACCTCATATGCGGCACTTCTACTTCAGAGTGAAATAATGCCTTCAAATCCTTGACTATCATTAATTAATTTGAATTGAAGGTGTTGGGTAGTCTCTGATCCTTAGCTTCAGTTGCTATAcactatttgtattgcagtagcagctAGGTTCCCTAGTCATTgagcagggccccactgtgccaggtgctgtataaacataagattggagcagggactgactCTAACAGTTTATGATCTAAGTGGAGCATGGGAATCCTTTTAGAGTCCTGTAAGGAAAACTTTTTTGTAGGATCATTTACTCTTATGacaaaaaaatatcaaaatcttGTCTTCTGAACAGAGTATtctactgaaaagaaaaaaaaccccaccattctGCTTATATTAAAGCAAAGAAATGCAGAGCCACTAGTTTGTGGGATGCACACAAGCAACGTGTATGGGAAAGTGACACATTCTAACACAGATTACTCATGAAATTCTAGCGTCCTCCTATAAACTTCATTAGTTGCACAGCAAACATTTTCTATATAACATTTCTGTCCTGTTTAAGACTAGAAAATTTGCTTCACTTTTGTAtattccatttgtttttaaattgctgcccggggagggatagctcagtggtttgagcattggcctgctaaacccagacttacgagttcaatccttgagggggccatttgggagctggggcaaaaattggggattggtcctgctttgagcagggggttggactagacgacctcctgaggtctcttccaaccctgatattctatgattctatgaccgtGGGGACAGATATGTGCTGGGAATCCTAGCAACAAGAGACGGGGCTGTGACAGATTTGGCTGTGGATATTATGGGAGTATACTGAGAGCACTTTTTGTGAAGGGGGCGGGACATTTGCCAAATAGGAACTGGACTCAGACTACCAAATAATTGTATATGCAGTTCTTTGAGGCTATTCACTTTGTTGCTGTAGACATGGACAGAGCAGAACTAGTTAAGAAATAACATTGAAATGATCTCACTTCCAAACACTTGAGTGACCCCAGTCCCCAGCTCAGAGGTCATATGCTCAGCTGGTAtacatcagcatagctgcaatgaagtcactggagttacgCTGCTTTACACCAGTGGAAGGCCCAGTGTTCTTTTGAGCCTTGTAAGTGAATTGACAGCCTGCAGCACCAAGAAACTAGTGAGAGATTTTAAGAGTAGCGCTGGTCAAAACATTTCGatccattttatttattcatatttaataaaaaaaaaaaggctttttccTCCCATGTCTTCTTGAGGAAATTTCCCTTTTGTTCAAGGAATTTCTCtgggttttcactgaaaaatcaaaaacctcacattcttttttatttttcatttccagcAAAGGAAAACATTTCCACTTCTGAGGTGGTTGTTGTGCGTGGGGATAggcaatattttcttttcctttgtttgaAATCCTGGTATACTccaagaaaatttaaaaagtttaaaagtaaCAACTTTTTTCCCAATAATTTTCTTGAACAATTAAATggaatttttgaccagctctgattAAGAATTGAGAGGGATTTGCCATTATTACAACTGGAATGAAACCTCAAACCCTTCTACCTCCACTGTAGAAATACAAATCTGAAACCCAACTAAGCTAACAATGGTAGCCATAGCCTCTGTATTGCCTTAAATAATCTACATGGTGTATCTAATATCAGGCTTTAAGACTAATGAATATGTCAATCAGCATTGTCTCATTACTTGCACACGTACACATTTTCAGACCTAAAGGAAGAAAGCACCTGGGGGTGGACGTAATGTGCAGAGACAGATCAGCAGTGTATGCACCTTTCAGTGGCATGATTGATGAACAAGTTAAACCCTATGTGAAGAATAATGCCATTAATAATGGCATCCAACTTCGTGGATCAGGTAACGGAGCTACAATATATAAATCTTTGATCAACTTTAAAGATTTGTCATTGAATAAGTTCACCTTCCATTCTTAACCAATTGGAGAGCTATGGAAGAAGCACAACCTAAATGAAGTTGAGCAAAACATAACTGTATAGAGGAGGCCAAGGTCCATGTTTCACTCAGAAGGGTCTGGTCCTGTATTCAAAT
The nucleotide sequence above comes from Chelonia mydas isolate rCheMyd1 chromosome 8, rCheMyd1.pri.v2, whole genome shotgun sequence. Encoded proteins:
- the LOC122461422 gene encoding leukocyte cell-derived chemotaxin-2-like, which produces GQICAGNPSNKRRGCDRFGCGYYGRRKHLGVDVMCRDRSAVYAPFSGMIDEQVKPYVKNNAINNGIQLRGSGFCIKIFYIKQFTYRGRVRMGQKIGVMLPMQRVFPGISSHVQIQNCDCSDPTHYLR